TTTGATCTTGGGTAAAGATGTGGACCTAGAAGTGCTGGCGGGCCAGACACCGGGCTTTGCGGGCGCTGAAATTGCCAACGTCTGCAACGAAGCTGCTTTACTGGCGGCGCGGCGTGGCAAAGAGGCTGTTGAAATGGAAGACTTTGAGCAGGCGATTGATCGCGTTATTGCGGGCCTAGAAAAGAAAAACAAAATTATTTCGCCCGAAGAGCGCGAGATTGTGGCCTACCATGAGGCGGGGCATGCTATTGTGGGTTGGTTTTTGCAGTACACCGATCCTGTAGTCAAAGTCTCCATTGTGCCACGTGGGTTAGCTGCTTTGGGTTATGCCCAATACCTGCCAGAGGAGCGCTACCTGTATACCAAGGAGGCCTTGCTGGACCGCATGACGATGGCCATTGGTGGTCGGGTGGCCGAGGAGATCGTTTTTGGTCGCATTTCGACAGGAGCGCAAAATGATTTAGAGCGCATTACCAAGATGGCCTATGCAATGGTGGTTGATTACGGCATGAGCGAGCGTGTAGGCTACGTCAGCTTTAACCTTTCGGGTGACTATGGAGAGCAGGCCTTCTTTGGCAAGCCGTACTCTGAGGAAACAGCCCGTCTGATTGATGAAGAAGTGCGCCGGATTATTCAAGAAGTCCGTGAGCGCGCTCGTAAGCTCCTCGAAGAAAAACGGGAGCAGCTTGAGGCTTTAGCCCGGCGCTTGTTAGAAAAGGAGGTTCTTGGTCCGCGGGATCTTATCGAAATCTTGGGTCCACGGCCTTATGGCGACTACCTGGCAGCAAATGGCCAGGAAGCAGAAGCGGTAGTGAAAGATTTGCAAAGCGACGAACCCTCAGCTGCTTCATCCGTTGAACCGTCCGCTTCACTGTCAAGCTCAGGCCGGCAGGCACCAGAAGCTTGACGATCCCCTTTGTGGGTTGGGGGGGAATCCCTTTATAGAATGATCTACTAGTCTATATCAGTAGATCAGCTAAAATCGCCTGTTATAGGAGATTTTAGTGGAGAAATGGCCAAGAATGGGGGAAGAGGAGGGGTGTGGTTTGATCAAAGTGCTAAAGACAGTGTATATTACAAAGCTACGTTGTTGCACAAACGATTAAGGAGCCGTGCCAACAATACAGCAGCTAATTCGGCTGGGGCGTAAGCCCAAAATTAGAAAGTCCAAGTCGGTTGCCCTGCATGGGTGTCCGCAGCGTCGGGGGGTATGCACGCGTGTGTATACGACCACGCCGAAAAAGCCGAACTCTGCGCTTCGGAAGGTAGCCAAGGTGCGTTTGACCAATGGAGAGGAGGTGATTGCCTATATTCCTGGGGAGGGGCACAATTTGCAGGAGCACTCGATTGTGTTGGTGCGCGGTGGTCGTGTGAAGGACCTGCCGGGAGTGAAGTACCACATTGTGCGTGGTGCTTTGGACGCGGCAGGGGTAACCGACCGGCGCAAGTCGCGTTCCAAGTATGGTACCAAGCGGCCTAAGAAATAAGTCCACTGAGTCATCGCCGTGGGCGATGTCGTTTTAGGTACGGGTAAGTTTTAGACTATGCGTAGAAAGCGAGCTGAACGGCGACCGGTTGCGCCTGATCCGATATACAACGACGAGTTGGTAGCGCGTTTTATTAACTATGTGATGCGCAATGGCAAAAAAAGCCTTGCGCAGCGCATCGTTTACGAGGCGTTTCAGTTGGTTGAGGAGCGCATGGGCGAGCCGGGCATTGACGTCTTTAAGCGGGCAGTAAACAATGCGGCACCGTTGTTAGAGGTGCGTAGTCGGCGGGTAGGGGGTGCTACCTACCAGGTGCCCATGGAGGTGCGTCCAGAGCGGCGCATCTCGTTGGCGTTCCGCTGGATTA
This sequence is a window from Rhodothermus bifroesti. Protein-coding genes within it:
- the rpsL gene encoding 30S ribosomal protein S12; translated protein: MPTIQQLIRLGRKPKIRKSKSVALHGCPQRRGVCTRVYTTTPKKPNSALRKVAKVRLTNGEEVIAYIPGEGHNLQEHSIVLVRGGRVKDLPGVKYHIVRGALDAAGVTDRRKSRSKYGTKRPKK
- the rpsG gene encoding 30S ribosomal protein S7; this encodes MRRKRAERRPVAPDPIYNDELVARFINYVMRNGKKSLAQRIVYEAFQLVEERMGEPGIDVFKRAVNNAAPLLEVRSRRVGGATYQVPMEVRPERRISLAFRWIIQSARARKDKSMAIRLAHELMAAARGEGGAIKKKDDMHRMAEANRAFAHFRF